In Aerosakkonema funiforme FACHB-1375, the genomic stretch CGTCAGCCGCTTGTTGGTTGTTAAAAAGTGCGTTGAATTCAGCTAGACCCTCACTGTTGCTAATCGTGCGCGGTGACAAAATTGACGAAGCAGACATAAATACTACCTCCCGATAGATTCTCATCTAATAGATAAGATTATTAGACATCACTGGGTACTGATGTCCGGTAAAATTAAATAATATCTTCCCAATGTTATGTTAACCTGCCACCCACCAAGATAAAATCTAAAATCTAAAATCTAAAATCTAAAATTCCTATGCCGCCCCAAGCTCGCAAACAATTTGCTCAGCACTGGCTCAAAAGCGACAAAGCATTAAACCAAATCGTCGCCGCCGCAGAAATTACCAATCGCGATCGCATCCTGGAAATTGGCCCAGGCACAGGTATCCTGACGCGGCGCTTATTGCCATTAGCTCAAGCCGTCGTAGCGGTGGAAATCGATCGCGACTTGTGCGAGTTATTAGCCAAACAACTGGGAAAAAGAGAAAATTTTTTACTTTTGCAAGGCGATATTCTCACCATCGACTTAGCTGCTAATCTCGTTAACTTCGCCAATTTCCAAAAGCCGAATAAAATTGTTGCCAATATCCCCTACAATATTACCGGCCCAATTCTAGAAAACTTATTAGGTACAATTGCTAATCCCAATCCCGAACCTTACGATTTAATCGTGTTGCTAGTGCAAAAAGAAGTGGCAGAACGATTATATGCCCAACCTTCATCGAAAGCATTTGGAGCGTTGTCAGTGCGAGTTCAATATATAGCAGATTGCGAATTAATTTGCAATGTACCGGCCAGAGATTTTTCCCCACCGCCGAAGGTAGATTCTGCCGTAGTGCGATTGCGTCCCCACACCCGCTTTGCTGCCCAAAACCCCAAACACCTAGACACGATCGTGAAACAGGGCTTTGCCGAAAAACGTAAAATGTTGCGAAATAATTTGAAAAGTATAGTCGATCGCGATCGGCTGACCCACTTGCTGGAACAATTAGAAATAAACCCCCAAGTCCGTGCCGAAGACCTCAGTGTCGCCCAGTGGGTAACCCTGAGTAACTCCCTAGCCCCTAGCCCCTAGCCCTAGCCCCTAGAAATGCGCTCTTACACCCTAATTGCCCCAGCCAAAATTAATCTGTATTTAGAAATACTCGGCGATCGCCCCGATGGCTATCACGAGCTGGC encodes the following:
- the rsmA gene encoding 16S rRNA (adenine(1518)-N(6)/adenine(1519)-N(6))-dimethyltransferase RsmA codes for the protein MPPQARKQFAQHWLKSDKALNQIVAAAEITNRDRILEIGPGTGILTRRLLPLAQAVVAVEIDRDLCELLAKQLGKRENFLLLQGDILTIDLAANLVNFANFQKPNKIVANIPYNITGPILENLLGTIANPNPEPYDLIVLLVQKEVAERLYAQPSSKAFGALSVRVQYIADCELICNVPARDFSPPPKVDSAVVRLRPHTRFAAQNPKHLDTIVKQGFAEKRKMLRNNLKSIVDRDRLTHLLEQLEINPQVRAEDLSVAQWVTLSNSLAPSP